The DNA sequence CCGGAGAGAACCAGTTTGCCCATGCCGAGTGCGCCGCTGAGCACCAGGCGGTAGTTCGCTCCCTGTTGCTGCCAGCCGAGCGCAGCGCTGCCCGAGCCGCTTGCCGCGCGCACGCCGATCTTGCCGTTCAACGCCCAGTTCGCGCGCTGGTTGACCGCGGCGACATGTGCTTCCCAGTCGCCGGTGGGCGCCGGACGCAGGGTTTCCCGGGTACAGGCGCCGAGGCCGAGCGTCAGCATGACCACTATCGTGACGGCGCGGGGCAGCGCGGTGGTCACGGTGCGGGTGCCGGTTCGGGCTGTACCGGAGGGCTGACGCCGAGTCGCTCGGTGGTCGCGCGGATGATCGCGCTGTCCGGTGTGCCGGCAAGTCCCTTGCCCCAGACGAGCCGCGCCTCGTCGGTGCGTCCCATCACCCACAGGACCTCGCCGAGGTGGGCCGCGACCTCGTGATCGGGAAAGCGGTCGAAGGCCTTGCGCAGGTTTTCGAGCGCGAGTTCAAGGTTGCCAAGCCGGTACTGTACCCAGCCCATGCTGTCGAGAATGGCGGGATCATCGGGCTTGAGTTCGAGCGCGTGGCTGATCAGTGCGAGGGCCTCGGCGAAACGGTCGGTGAGGTTCGCGAGCGAGTAGCCGAGCGCGTTGAGCGCCAGCGAATTATCGGGATCGAGCGCCAGCATGCGCCGCAGATCCTGTTCCATGGCTGCCACGTCACCGCGTTTCTCGCTGACCATTGAGCGGGCGTAGAGCAGTGCCGGCTCCTCGGGCTGCTCGGCCAGTGCGTTGCTCAGCAGCCGCCACGCGCCGTCATAATCCTTCGATTCCACCCGCAACTCGGATTCCAGTAGCAACAGCCGAAGTTTCTGGTCGGGCCAGCGCGCGCGCAGCTCCGTCATCGCTTCGCCGAGCGCGGTCGGGCCGCGGGTGCGGCTGATGAGCTCGCAGCCGCGCGCCAGTGCGGCGATGAACATCGGCGAGGGTTTGACCTCGAGATAATGGGCAATGGCAGCGTCATTGTCTCCCTGGCGCTCGGCCTCCTGTCCGAGATAGAAATGCGCGGCATTCAGTTGCTGGCCCGCCGCGAGGAGTGCGTTCAATTGCTCGCTCATGCGCTCGAATTGACCGGTCTCGTGGTAGACCAGGGCCAGGGAAAGCCGTAGTTCGGCATCGTCCGGCTGCTGCGCGACGAGAATCCGAAACTGCTCCTCGGAGCGTGCCAGATCGGTTTTTGCCAGCAGTCTTGCGTATTGCAGGCGCAGGCGGGTGTTGTCCGGTGTATCGCGCAGCGCCTGCTCGATGCGGGCGTAAGCCTTTTCGGTATCGCCGAGGTTCTGGTAGACCTGCGCTTCGATCAGAATCGCCTGGTAGTTGTCGGGGTCGAGTGCCAGCACTTCCCGCACCCTTGCGAGCGCGAGCTCGTTTTCATCGACACTCTGCAGGAGTACCGCGCGCGCGATCAGCACATCGACTTCGTTTCCCGGACCCAGTGCCTCGAGCTCGGCGAGCATCTCGCGGCGCTCGCTCGGCGCAAGCTCGAGCGAGCTTGCTGCGATAACCGCGAAATTGCTGGCGCCGCCGGCATCGTGCGCCGCCCGCATGTGGGCGAAGGCCTCCCGCGGCCGGCCGGCGCGGGCGAGTTCGGTGGCCGCGGTGA is a window from the Gammaproteobacteria bacterium genome containing:
- a CDS encoding tetratricopeptide repeat protein, translating into MSISNLHSFFAATSRLARVAAGVVLTGIMVACSGAAQPVPAAVTAPEPLPASAEPTYRPFPEDTLYALLVAEFAARRGVLDVALGNYLQQAARTHDAGVAARATRMARYFGADRATLEAALLWAAAEPEEPEAQFTAATELARAGRPREAFAHMRAAHDAGGASNFAVIAASSLELAPSERREMLAELEALGPGNEVDVLIARAVLLQSVDENELALARVREVLALDPDNYQAILIEAQVYQNLGDTEKAYARIEQALRDTPDNTRLRLQYARLLAKTDLARSEEQFRILVAQQPDDAELRLSLALVYHETGQFERMSEQLNALLAAGQQLNAAHFYLGQEAERQGDNDAAIAHYLEVKPSPMFIAALARGCELISRTRGPTALGEAMTELRARWPDQKLRLLLLESELRVESKDYDGAWRLLSNALAEQPEEPALLYARSMVSEKRGDVAAMEQDLRRMLALDPDNSLALNALGYSLANLTDRFAEALALISHALELKPDDPAILDSMGWVQYRLGNLELALENLRKAFDRFPDHEVAAHLGEVLWVMGRTDEARLVWGKGLAGTPDSAIIRATTERLGVSPPVQPEPAPAP